A single window of Dermacentor albipictus isolate Rhodes 1998 colony chromosome 1, USDA_Dalb.pri_finalv2, whole genome shotgun sequence DNA harbors:
- the LOC135914201 gene encoding angiomotin-like isoform X6: MKAVRSTLSSTSYATNNGQTPFYQSSYCQSCSGSETDVSTSNENLSAEERLALRRGERQEPQGEETALTEDELSSRSNTLVIRNNSSIDGFTSPFYGKPPESGPVKGMASLPAANAPVREITEIPKHYLDQSEVLKHLAKEVHKDPQCVRKGSTGSFSFSQSHNDLSPVVNGGSSSPRWKVAAVDIEAATSGGVGSGRGSPPRMFSQQQSMQQQYQQQLQQQTNMAAAAAALLYQQQQQQQQLQQQQLQQLQQQQLQQQQLQQQQQAHARPSGSAMTLEPETAVQAVQQLLEENSALKAELDMYYSKVSRLQRLELELQKLQNDHDSLAQSTEKRERLHGAMQSRLERELSKSQEVSRRLKEQLDATLTQLSIRSLPDHSDSDLKKEVSRRDVLIAQLLTQNKELTAEKERKEIELQAQRATLQEQRNHIDILDNALNNAQANVVKLEEECRKKQFYVERAGQLQKHLAEMQMASERRLQMEKRFRSQLERDVENLSAQKTDGKSPSNPRKESEDVEILKKTLREYEEKIIGLENEVSKWEQRYLEESTMRQIAVDAASVPKDAKIAALERTSQESEKLIAQVRSEKLKQMDELYASQRKCAEQEGKLKDLESRLAEKDAMIRVLQQHSQEKDAVLQSAVMGRPRHARAASSVTLGSAATGTAAHRRTGSKDEIGSSSLSGVVTSEAAASATSTSVSQSQCSDSKKSIDEQLKEFGSRLSNKELIIDTLRLDNEHTTTRLWRV, translated from the exons ATGAAAGCTGTGCGTAGCACCCTCTCCTCCACGTCGTACGCCACCAACAATGGCCAAACGCCGTTCTACCAATCGA GCTACTGCCAGAGCTGCTCTGGGAGTGAGACAGATGTCTCCACATCGAACGAGAACTTGAGTGCGGAGGAGCGACTTGCCCTGAGACGCGGGGAGCGGCAGGAACCCCAGGGCGAGGAAACGGCGCTCACCGAGGATGAGCTCAGCTCACGTTCAAACACTCTTGTGATTCGAAACAACAGCTCCATTGATGGTTTCACATCACCATTCTATGGGAAGCCACCAGAAAGCGGTCCTGTCAAGGGCATGGCATCGCTGCCAGCAGCAAATGCGCCAGTGCGTGAAATCACCGAGATACCTAAGCATTACTTGGACCAGTCCGAAGTGCTCAAGCACCTTGCCAAAGAAGTGCACAAGGACCCTCAATGTGTGCGCAAAGGCTCCACGGGAAGCTTCTCCTTCTCCCAGTCTCACAACGACCTCAGCCCG GTTGTGAATGGAGGCAGCAGCTCTCCACGTTGGAAGGTCGCAGCAGTTGACATTGAGGCAGCCACAAGTGGAGGTGTAGGTAGTGGCAGGGGATCGCCGCCGCGCATGTTTTCGCAGCAGCAATCGATGCAGCAGCAGTACCAACAGCAGTTGCAGCAGCAAACCAAcatggctgctgctgcagctgcacttctttaccagcagcaacagcagcagcagcaactacAGCAACAGCAACTACAGCAACTACAGCAACAGCAGCTACAGCAACAGCAgctacagcaacagcagcaggcgCATGCTCGTCCCAGTGGAAGTGCCATGACCTTGGAACCGGAGACTGCAGTGCAGGCGGTGCAGCAGTTGCTTGAAGAGAATAGCGCTCTGAAGGCTGAGCTGGACATGTACTACAGCAAGGTGTCCCGGCTGCAGCGGTTGGAATTGGAGCTGCagaagctgcagaacgaccacgACAGCCTGGCGCAGTCAACAGAGAAGCGCGAGCGCTTGCACGGTGCCATGCAGTCTCGTCTTGAGCGGGAGCTCAGCAAGTCGCAAGAGGTGTCACGCCGACTCAAAG AGCAACTGGATGCCACACTGACACAGCTGTCCATTCGATCG CTGCCAGACCACAGTGACTCTGACCTGAAGAAAGAAGTCAGCAGAAGGGATGTGCTAATTGCACAGCTTCTCACGCAAA ACAAGGAGCTTACTGCTGAGAAGGAGCGCAAGGAGATAGAGCTACAGGCACAACGAGCGACACTGCAGGAGCAGCGCAACCACATCGATATCCTTGACAATGCACTGAACAATGCACAAGCCAACGTGGTCAAATTGGAAGAAGAG tgTCGCAAGAAGCAGTTTTATGTGGAGCGGGCTGGTCAGCTTCAGAAGCATCTAGCCGAAATGCAGATGGCGAGTGAACGGAGGCTGCAGATGGAGAAGCGTTTCCGAAGCCAGCTGGAGCGGGATGTAGAAAACCTTAGCGCACAAAAG ACCGATGGTAAATCGCCTAGCAATCCAAGGAAGGAATCGGAGGATGTGGAGATCCTCAAGAAGACATTGAGAGAGTACGAGGAGAAGATAATTGGCCTGGAAAACGAAGTGTCAAAG TGGGAGCAGAGATACCTGGAGGAAAGCACAATGCGCCAAATTGCTGTGGATGCTGCTTCTGTACCCAA GGATGCCAAGATAGCTGCATTGGAGCGCACCTCCCAGGAGAGCGAGAAGCTGATTGCGCAGGTCCGGTCAGAGAAGCTCAAGCAGATGGACGAGCTCTATGCATCACAACGAAAGTGCGCTGAGCAGGAAGGAAA GCTGAAGGACCTGGAGTCCCGGCTCGCAGAGAAAGACGCCATGATTCGAGTACTGCAACAGCACTCCCAGGAGAAAGATGCGGTACTGCAGAGCGCTGTCATGGGGCGACCACGGCATGCACGGGCAGCTTCCTCCGTCACGTTGGGCTCTGCCGCTACGGGGACAGCTGCACATCGCAGGACAGGGAGCAAGGATGAGATTG GCTCTTCTAGTCTCTCCGGTGTGGTCACCAGTGAAGCAGCAGCTAGTGCAACAAGTACTTCAGTCTCGCAGTCACAGTGCTCAGATTCCAAGAAGAGTATCGATGAACAGCTCAAGGAGTTTGGGTCCCGACTCTCTAACAAG
- the LOC135914201 gene encoding angiomotin-like isoform X5, giving the protein MACANDRADDSGNYYNISQRLKMKAVRSTLSSTSYATNNGQTPFYQSSYCQSCSGSETDVSTSNENLSAEERLALRRGERQEPQGEETALTEDELSSRSNTLVIRNNSSIDGFTSPFYGKPPESGPVKGMASLPAANAPVREITEIPKHYLDQSEVLKHLAKEVHKDPQCVRKGSTGSFSFSQSHNDLSPVVNGGSSSPRWKVAAVDIEAATSGGVGSGRGSPPRMFSQQQSMQQQYQQQLQQQTNMAAAAAALLYQQQQQQQQLQQQQLQQLQQQQLQQQQLQQQQQAHARPSGSAMTLEPETAVQAVQQLLEENSALKAELDMYYSKVSRLQRLELELQKLQNDHDSLAQSTEKRERLHGAMQSRLERELSKSQEVSRRLKEQLDATLTQLSIRSLPDHSDSDLKKEVSRRDVLIAQLLTQNKELTAEKERKEIELQAQRATLQEQRNHIDILDNALNNAQANVVKLEEECRKKQFYVERAGQLQKHLAEMQMASERRLQMEKRFRSQLERDVENLSAQKTDGKSPSNPRKESEDVEILKKTLREYEEKIIGLENEVSKWEQRYLEESTMRQIAVDAASVPKDAKIAALERTSQESEKLIAQVRSEKLKQMDELYASQRKCAEQEGKLKDLESRLAEKDAMIRVLQQHSQEKDAVLQSAVMGRPRHARAASSVTLGSAATGTAAHRRTGSKDEIGSSSLSGVVTSEAAASATSTSVSQSQCSDSKKSIDEQLKEFGSRLSNKELIIDTLRLDNEHTTTRLWRV; this is encoded by the exons CATGCGCTAATGATCGAGCGGATGATAGTGGGAACTATTACAACATCAGTCAACGCTTGAAAATGAAAGCTGTGCGTAGCACCCTCTCCTCCACGTCGTACGCCACCAACAATGGCCAAACGCCGTTCTACCAATCGA GCTACTGCCAGAGCTGCTCTGGGAGTGAGACAGATGTCTCCACATCGAACGAGAACTTGAGTGCGGAGGAGCGACTTGCCCTGAGACGCGGGGAGCGGCAGGAACCCCAGGGCGAGGAAACGGCGCTCACCGAGGATGAGCTCAGCTCACGTTCAAACACTCTTGTGATTCGAAACAACAGCTCCATTGATGGTTTCACATCACCATTCTATGGGAAGCCACCAGAAAGCGGTCCTGTCAAGGGCATGGCATCGCTGCCAGCAGCAAATGCGCCAGTGCGTGAAATCACCGAGATACCTAAGCATTACTTGGACCAGTCCGAAGTGCTCAAGCACCTTGCCAAAGAAGTGCACAAGGACCCTCAATGTGTGCGCAAAGGCTCCACGGGAAGCTTCTCCTTCTCCCAGTCTCACAACGACCTCAGCCCG GTTGTGAATGGAGGCAGCAGCTCTCCACGTTGGAAGGTCGCAGCAGTTGACATTGAGGCAGCCACAAGTGGAGGTGTAGGTAGTGGCAGGGGATCGCCGCCGCGCATGTTTTCGCAGCAGCAATCGATGCAGCAGCAGTACCAACAGCAGTTGCAGCAGCAAACCAAcatggctgctgctgcagctgcacttctttaccagcagcaacagcagcagcagcaactacAGCAACAGCAACTACAGCAACTACAGCAACAGCAGCTACAGCAACAGCAgctacagcaacagcagcaggcgCATGCTCGTCCCAGTGGAAGTGCCATGACCTTGGAACCGGAGACTGCAGTGCAGGCGGTGCAGCAGTTGCTTGAAGAGAATAGCGCTCTGAAGGCTGAGCTGGACATGTACTACAGCAAGGTGTCCCGGCTGCAGCGGTTGGAATTGGAGCTGCagaagctgcagaacgaccacgACAGCCTGGCGCAGTCAACAGAGAAGCGCGAGCGCTTGCACGGTGCCATGCAGTCTCGTCTTGAGCGGGAGCTCAGCAAGTCGCAAGAGGTGTCACGCCGACTCAAAG AGCAACTGGATGCCACACTGACACAGCTGTCCATTCGATCG CTGCCAGACCACAGTGACTCTGACCTGAAGAAAGAAGTCAGCAGAAGGGATGTGCTAATTGCACAGCTTCTCACGCAAA ACAAGGAGCTTACTGCTGAGAAGGAGCGCAAGGAGATAGAGCTACAGGCACAACGAGCGACACTGCAGGAGCAGCGCAACCACATCGATATCCTTGACAATGCACTGAACAATGCACAAGCCAACGTGGTCAAATTGGAAGAAGAG tgTCGCAAGAAGCAGTTTTATGTGGAGCGGGCTGGTCAGCTTCAGAAGCATCTAGCCGAAATGCAGATGGCGAGTGAACGGAGGCTGCAGATGGAGAAGCGTTTCCGAAGCCAGCTGGAGCGGGATGTAGAAAACCTTAGCGCACAAAAG ACCGATGGTAAATCGCCTAGCAATCCAAGGAAGGAATCGGAGGATGTGGAGATCCTCAAGAAGACATTGAGAGAGTACGAGGAGAAGATAATTGGCCTGGAAAACGAAGTGTCAAAG TGGGAGCAGAGATACCTGGAGGAAAGCACAATGCGCCAAATTGCTGTGGATGCTGCTTCTGTACCCAA GGATGCCAAGATAGCTGCATTGGAGCGCACCTCCCAGGAGAGCGAGAAGCTGATTGCGCAGGTCCGGTCAGAGAAGCTCAAGCAGATGGACGAGCTCTATGCATCACAACGAAAGTGCGCTGAGCAGGAAGGAAA GCTGAAGGACCTGGAGTCCCGGCTCGCAGAGAAAGACGCCATGATTCGAGTACTGCAACAGCACTCCCAGGAGAAAGATGCGGTACTGCAGAGCGCTGTCATGGGGCGACCACGGCATGCACGGGCAGCTTCCTCCGTCACGTTGGGCTCTGCCGCTACGGGGACAGCTGCACATCGCAGGACAGGGAGCAAGGATGAGATTG GCTCTTCTAGTCTCTCCGGTGTGGTCACCAGTGAAGCAGCAGCTAGTGCAACAAGTACTTCAGTCTCGCAGTCACAGTGCTCAGATTCCAAGAAGAGTATCGATGAACAGCTCAAGGAGTTTGGGTCCCGACTCTCTAACAAG